CGAGGAGGCCCTGACGCTCGGTCTGGTGGACCGGGTGGTTCCGGCCGCCGAGGTCTACGAGCAGGCGCAGGCCTGGGCCGCCCAGCTGGCGAAGGGGCCCGCGCTGGCGCTGCGCGCGGCCAAGGAGTCGGTGGACGCGGGTCTGGAGACGGACATCGACACCGGGCTCACCGTGGAGCGGAACTGGTTCGCCGGGCTGTTCGCCACCGAGGACCGCGAGCGCGGGATGCGCAGCTTCGTGGAGGAGGGCCCGGGGAAGGCGAAGTTCCTCTGATTTTCTCCGGGCGCCTTTTCTCCGAAAGTCTCTCCCGGATGCACTTCTGACGCGGGTTCATCCCTCCGAGCGGATTATCCGGGCCTTAAGGCAACCTTAAGGCCCGGTGCCGTCTCCCTCGGGGTAATCCCGCCCGGGCGGTGCATCGCCGCAGCTCAGCGAGGCCCCGAAAGGCCTCGTTCTGCCTCTGGCATATGCCAAGCGCCCTGTGCGGAATGGAGTGTTCCGGGGGGCGGATTCCGTCGGAACGGCCCCGGCGGGCGAATTCTGCGTCCATGATGGTGGGCATGGCGGGCCTGGAGGGTGTGGATCAGCCGCGACCGCGCAGCAGCGCGACCGCGGCACGCTGGACGTCGGGCATGGATGACGAACAGGCGTTCAAGGCGCTGGAGTTGTTCGGAAATCCGACCGAGAAGGAAGTCCTGCTGCCGTCGCGGCCGGAGTCCGCGGCGACCGCCCGCCGGCTCACCTCCTGTGTGGTGCTCCGGCAGTGGGCGCTCTCGCCGCAGACCGCCGAGTACGCGGTGCTCCTCGTCTCCGAGCTCGTCGGCAACGCGGTGCGCCACACCGGCGCCCGCGTCTTCGGGTTACGGATGGTGCGCCGCCGGGGCTGGATCCGGATCGAGGTGCGGGACCCCTCGCGCGGGCTGCCGTGTCTGATGCCGGTGCGTGAGATGGACATCAGCGGCCGGGGCCTCTTCCTCGTCGACAAGCTCTCCGACCGGTGGGGCGTCGATCTGCTGCCGCGCGGCAAGACCACCTGGTTCGAGATGAGGATCTCCGACCGCTGACACGTGCCGGACGCGCAGAAGCCCCCGGTCGGCCGTGGTGCGGCGCTGCGGGGGCTTCTGTGGCTGGCCGTGGAATGTGGGGTGTGTCCACGGCCGCTGATGGCGACCTCGCCCGGGTCGATGGGGGTCGTGGCTCCGACTATGGCAGACGGGCGACCTCGGTGCCAAAGACGCATTACGGGTGATTCTCGGGCATGGCGGGCATTTCTTGACTGAATCGCAGGTGGGCTCGGTCACTCGCCTGGCTTTCCATGCATCCTTATGGCGCGACCTGAATGATTCATAGATCATTCCGTCAATCGGTCAATCGTGAGATTTCGCCCGTTCCACCTCTACTGTGTCCCGGGGAATCCGCGGAACGCGAGGTGGTCGGGCATGGAGGGACGCAGGGCGCCGGTGCGCCGTCGCGATGCGCTGGGCGCCGGGGCCGCGATCCTCGCCGCCGCCCTGACGGCGGGGTGCGCGAGGGGGTCGGAGGGTGCGGCGTCCGTGGTCGGCGGGGCGCCCGCGCCCTCCCCGTCGTACCCGTCCACCCCCACGCCCGCCGCCGTGCGAGCCCCGCGCCGCCTTCCCGGGCAGCCCGTCCGGATCACCCACGGCCCCCGCGACCGGCCCCGCGTCGCCCTCACCTTCGAGGGCCGGGGCGACCCGGACCTCGCGGCCGCCGCGCTCACCCGGATCGAACGGGCCGGGGCCCGGGTCACCGTCCTCGCCGTCGGCAGCTGGCTGGACGCGCATCCGGCCATGGCCCGCCGGGTCCTCGACGGCGGCCACGAGATCGGCAACCACACCCAGAACCACCGCGACCTCACCACCCTCGACGAGCGCACGGTGTACGAGGAGATCACCGCCTGCGCCCGGCGGTTGCGCCGGCTCACCGGCTCCATCGGCACCTGGTTCCGCCCTTCGCCCGGCCCCGGCGCCACCCCGCTCGTCCAGCACCTCGCCCGGCGGGCCGGTTACCCGCACGTCCTCTCGTACGATGTCGAGTCCCTGGACCACACCGCGACCGGGGTGCCGGCCGTCCTGCGCAAGGTGACGGGCGAACTGCGGCCCGGTTCCGTGGTGGGGCTGAGCCTCGCCCGGCCGGTCACCGTCGCCGCGCTGCCCCTGCTCCTCACCGAGATCGACCGGCGCGGCCTGCACGCGGTGACGGCCACGGAGCTGCTGAGCTGACGTCAGGGCCGCTGCACCGGAGACCGCCCGTTCCCGGCCCCTGACCTGACCGCCGCATCCGTCACCCGTACGGCCCGATAATCTGATCCCGACATTCGGCACCACGAAGGGGCGGGAACAGTGGCGGACATCGAGTCGGCGCGGACGGTATTCGAGAAGTTCGACGCGAACGGCGACGGTCTCATCACGGCCAACGAGTACAAGAGCGCGATGGCGCAGCTGGGCGACCCGTTCGTCACCGAGACGGTGGCCCAGGCGATCATCAACGCCCACGACGGCAACGGTGACGGCCTGCTCACCTTCGACGAGTTCTGGGCCGCGCAGAACAAGGCCTGAGCCACGACGGGACCCCGGCCGGCTTGGGCCGGTCGGGGACCTGTCCGGTTTGCCGGGTATGGGGCCACCGGAGAGGATCGAGCCGTGATGCTCTCCGGACCTCCGGCCGATCCGGCCGCACCGACGCCGCCGTCCGGCTCCGGCAGCTCGCCGTCCGGCTCGGGGACGTCGTTGTCCGGACCTGGTACGCCGGCCACCGGAGCCGGTCTCCCGGCCACCGATTCCGGTCCCGGTCTGCCGGCCGCCGAGTCCGGTGCCCCTCTGCCGGCCGCCGGTTCGGGTCCCGTTCCGCCGTCGGCCGGTGCGCCGGCCGACGCGGCGACCATCGCCCGGTCCGTCGTCGTACGGCCCGTCGCGCTGGCGCCCGACGTGGTCCCGGCCTCCGGCGACGGGTCCGGCCGGAAGCCGTCCCGGCTCTCCGCCCCCTCCCGGTTCCCCGCCACGGCCGCCCTGGCCGCCGCCGGGCTCCTCGCGATCCTCATAGCCGTGTTCGGCCCCGGGCTCGCCGCACGCGGCACCGGGGAGCTGCGGATACCGGGCGCGGGGCTCACCACCCTGCTCCGTACCGCCCTCTTCACCGCGCTCGCCGTCCACCTCGGCGAGCTGCTCGCCGCGCAGCTCAGCCTCCCCGTCCGAGGCCGCCCCCGTACCGCCGTACGGAGCTGGTCCGGGTACGCCGCGCTCGCCGGAGCCGCCGCCGCTGCCGGGCAGATCATCCAGCTCGCCGCCGTCAGCGGGCTCGGGATCACCGCGACGTACGCCACCCGGGACGGCGGGCTCCTCCTCATCATCGCCAACGGGCTCTTCATCGCCGCCGGGTGCGCCGCGAGCAGGCGGCCCGCCCTCGCGCTCGCCCCGCTCGCCGTCGTCATCGGCGCGGAGGCCATCCGCGCCCACCCGGAGGCGTACAGCCCGGAGATCGGCGCCGCGCTCACCGTCGTCCACCTGACCGCCGCTTCTCTGTGGACCGGGGGGCTGCTGTACGTCCTGCGGACCATGTGGCTCTGGCGCGGGTCGCCCGTCGCCGCCCGTGCGCTGCTCGGCCGGTACGCGCGCCTGGCGATCTGGCTGTACGTGGCCCTCGCCGCCACCGGCACCGTCTCGACCCTGCGACGGCTGCCGCTGGACGTGGTGTTCACCTCCGCCTACGGGCGCACCCTGCTGGTCAAGGTGGCGCTGATGGCGGTGGTCAGCGCGCTGGCGGTGGCGGCCCGGCGGCGGATGCTCCGGGACACCGACCCGGCCGTCGCCCACCGTCTCGCCCGCCGCGAACAGGCCGTGCTGGGCGCGGTCGTGGTCGTCTCGGCGATCCTCACCGCGGTCCCCGACCCGCACGGGATCTCGATGCGGCCCTAGCGGGCGTCCTCACACCGGGCCAGGCCGGAGACGCACCGGCATTCGAGCAGGTCATGAGCCGGTTACGTGTGCCCCGGCCGATCGGCCGACCCAGAATCACCCCGGATGCGGTCCTGGCTGACAAGGCCTACTCGTCGCGGGCGATCCGTCGTCACCTGCGGCGGCGCGGGATCCGGGCGGTCATCCCGCAACCCGCAACCCGCGGACAAGGAAACGGCTCAGGGGACGCAAGGCGCGAAACCTTCTGGCAGCGGGATCCCGAACTTCCGGCACAGCAAAGGGACATCGTGGCGATCGACATCACGAGCCGGGTATCCCGTATGGCAGCGCACCGCCCACCAGGCCGACTCGCAACGCACCGTGGCCCCGGCGATGAAACCGTGTCCGGCGAGTGCTTCGGCCGGAAAGGAATCGCCATCCACCACGGATCCGTAGTGCAGCGATCCATCCGCAAGCGACTCGTAGAGGTGCAGGTCAACCCGCAACCGTGCGCCGTCGTGCAGGACGAAGTTCCACGGCCTGTCACCTGGCCACGGGAAGATTCGGTCGACGCCGGCTTCACCCAACGCAACGAACAGTGGGTCAAGATGTGCGGCCGGCACCCATAGATCGAGGTCGGAATGATCTCTCGTCTGCTTGCCGAGCAGTGCATCAACGCTCCACCCACCGCCCACACATGCATCTACGCCGTGGGCGTGGAGCCGCTCCAGAAGCGCGCGTGCATCCTCGGCTGACATCGCATAGTGACTCACCGTGCGAAGGTTAAGGTCGGACCGACGTTGCATCCAGCGATTATCACGACTTCACCGGACCGGGTCCCCCGCGACGGACTTCGGCGTAGCGCGCGGCCTCCGCTAATCCCGCCATGCCTCGGCGTCCAGTCCGGTAGCAATGGCTCGATCCGCGCCCACTGCGCACCAGCGATCAGATGATCCGAAAGAAACGGCCTAGCCCTGTCTCCGGTACGGCTCCCAGCCCCGCAGCTCGTCGTCGCGCGGGGCGAGCACGAGGGCCGGGGCGCCGGGCCCGAAGAACCGCACCGGCCGGTCCGCGTCCCAGGACGGCCACCCCGGAGCACCTGTCGTCGCGAAGTCGACCCACGCCCGGTGCATCGCGTCCGCCAGCTCCTGCGGGGCGTCCGGGCCGGTCAGGGCCACCGTGTCGGGGTGGGCGAGCGTGTCGAAGACGAAGCCCAGCTCCAGCGCGTGACAGGCACCGAGCCGCTGTACGGGGGAGGGCCAGCCGAACTCGTAGACGTACGTCGACCCCGGGGCCCCGGCCCGCGCGTCGGCCAGCTGGTTGAGCGGGACCCGCAGCAGCAGGTCCGTCGCGAGGGCGCCGAGGATTTCGCCGGGGGTGGCGTCGGGGCGGTTGGCCCGGTAGGTGCGGGCGGTCGCGTTCGGGACCTTGAACTTCAGCAGCGCCAGGCGCAGCTTCAGCCGGCTGAGCCGTTCGGTCAGGCCGCCGGGGACGAACCAGAGCCGGTACTCCTCGGTGTTCGTGCCCATCAGCAGATCGATCCCGGCCGCCCCGCCCGCCCGCAGCGCGTCGGCCGGGTCCTGGATCAGCAGCTCGCCGTCGACCACGAGCTGGAAGGAGTTGCGGCCGGTCAGCGGGTTGCCGCCGCTCGTCACCTCGGTCTGCGCGGTCAGCAGGGCCTCCGGATCCACGGCGGCCAGCGCGGCGGCCGTGGCGGGGACGCCGAGCCGCTCGGCGATCAGCTCGGTCGTCCCGCGCGCGGCCTCCGGGGTGAGCGCGGCGGGCGCCCCGCTCTGGAGCACCGCCCGCCGGAACAGCCCCGCCGCCCGGTCCGTGGCCAGCAGGGCGGCGATGCTCACCGCCCCCGCCGACTCCCCGGCCACCGTCACCCGGTCCGGGTCGCCGCCGAACCCCGCGATGTTGTCCCGCACCCACTCCAGGGCGGCCAGCTGGTCCAGCAGCCCCCGGTTGGCGGGCGCGTCCGGGAAGAGCCCGAAGCCCTCGACACCCAGGCGGTAGTTGACGGAGACGAGCACCACCCCGTCCCGGGCGAACGCGGCCCCGTCGTACACCGGCACCGCCGATGAGCCGTGCACCAGCGAGCCGCCGTGGATCCAGACGAGTACGGGAAGCCCCTCGGTCCCCGGTGGAAGCGAGGGCGTCCACACATTGAGGTTGAGCCACTCCTCGCCCGCCACCGCCGGGTCCGGCAGCAGCCGGTCCAGCG
This DNA window, taken from Streptomyces griseus subsp. griseus, encodes the following:
- a CDS encoding EF-hand domain-containing protein; amino-acid sequence: MADIESARTVFEKFDANGDGLITANEYKSAMAQLGDPFVTETVAQAIINAHDGNGDGLLTFDEFWAAQNKA
- a CDS encoding polysaccharide deacetylase family protein → MEGRRAPVRRRDALGAGAAILAAALTAGCARGSEGAASVVGGAPAPSPSYPSTPTPAAVRAPRRLPGQPVRITHGPRDRPRVALTFEGRGDPDLAAAALTRIERAGARVTVLAVGSWLDAHPAMARRVLDGGHEIGNHTQNHRDLTTLDERTVYEEITACARRLRRLTGSIGTWFRPSPGPGATPLVQHLARRAGYPHVLSYDVESLDHTATGVPAVLRKVTGELRPGSVVGLSLARPVTVAALPLLLTEIDRRGLHAVTATELLS
- a CDS encoding nucleotidyltransferase domain-containing protein, producing MSHYAMSAEDARALLERLHAHGVDACVGGGWSVDALLGKQTRDHSDLDLWVPAAHLDPLFVALGEAGVDRIFPWPGDRPWNFVLHDGARLRVDLHLYESLADGSLHYGSVVDGDSFPAEALAGHGFIAGATVRCESAWWAVRCHTGYPARDVDRHDVPLLCRKFGIPLPEGFAPCVP
- a CDS encoding carboxylesterase/lipase family protein — its product is MSDIVEAMARTVQGTVRGAVERGVAVFRGIPYAAAPVGARRFRAPEPPEPWEGVRDALTFGPTAPKRPYAPPLDRLLPDPAVAGEEWLNLNVWTPSLPPGTEGLPVLVWIHGGSLVHGSSAVPVYDGAAFARDGVVLVSVNYRLGVEGFGLFPDAPANRGLLDQLAALEWVRDNIAGFGGDPDRVTVAGESAGAVSIAALLATDRAAGLFRRAVLQSGAPAALTPEAARGTTELIAERLGVPATAAALAAVDPEALLTAQTEVTSGGNPLTGRNSFQLVVDGELLIQDPADALRAGGAAGIDLLMGTNTEEYRLWFVPGGLTERLSRLKLRLALLKFKVPNATARTYRANRPDATPGEILGALATDLLLRVPLNQLADARAGAPGSTYVYEFGWPSPVQRLGACHALELGFVFDTLAHPDTVALTGPDAPQELADAMHRAWVDFATTGAPGWPSWDADRPVRFFGPGAPALVLAPRDDELRGWEPYRRQG
- a CDS encoding CopD family protein, encoding MLSGPPADPAAPTPPSGSGSSPSGSGTSLSGPGTPATGAGLPATDSGPGLPAAESGAPLPAAGSGPVPPSAGAPADAATIARSVVVRPVALAPDVVPASGDGSGRKPSRLSAPSRFPATAALAAAGLLAILIAVFGPGLAARGTGELRIPGAGLTTLLRTALFTALAVHLGELLAAQLSLPVRGRPRTAVRSWSGYAALAGAAAAAGQIIQLAAVSGLGITATYATRDGGLLLIIANGLFIAAGCAASRRPALALAPLAVVIGAEAIRAHPEAYSPEIGAALTVVHLTAASLWTGGLLYVLRTMWLWRGSPVAARALLGRYARLAIWLYVALAATGTVSTLRRLPLDVVFTSAYGRTLLVKVALMAVVSALAVAARRRMLRDTDPAVAHRLARREQAVLGAVVVVSAILTAVPDPHGISMRP
- a CDS encoding ATP-binding protein; this translates as MMVGMAGLEGVDQPRPRSSATAARWTSGMDDEQAFKALELFGNPTEKEVLLPSRPESAATARRLTSCVVLRQWALSPQTAEYAVLLVSELVGNAVRHTGARVFGLRMVRRRGWIRIEVRDPSRGLPCLMPVREMDISGRGLFLVDKLSDRWGVDLLPRGKTTWFEMRISDR